The Paenibacillus sp. MBLB1832 genome has a window encoding:
- a CDS encoding aldo/keto reductase produces the protein MVYTTFGKTGLKVSKLGLGGAPLAGDFGKTDESEVQRLIHEAIGSGVNFIDTAPKYGSGESERRIGKALKGRRDGIVLASKATRFDMSYDYDTTIRSVEESLQRLDTDYIDLLQIHDVETQSYDLIMNETIPALEKLRQDGKIRFLGVSTRVLPLMMTYMRTEKFDAIQFYARYMLIDHTAKDEVLPLTNEMEIGVINGSVLGLGLLADAPAHFLEEDVRTKSLNRIEQLAFLRKTEPKGLVEPAMRFSLSNPSIHVSLTGTASLQSLRTNLSFCDGKGLEPEELDKVYALFQGQPLFE, from the coding sequence ATGGTGTACACGACTTTCGGTAAAACAGGTCTCAAAGTATCGAAGCTTGGCTTGGGGGGAGCTCCGCTTGCCGGAGATTTCGGCAAAACGGATGAAAGCGAAGTGCAGCGTTTAATTCATGAGGCTATCGGTTCGGGCGTTAATTTCATTGATACTGCGCCTAAATACGGCAGCGGTGAATCGGAGAGACGCATCGGCAAAGCGCTTAAAGGTCGCAGAGATGGCATTGTGCTGGCATCAAAGGCAACGCGATTCGACATGAGCTACGATTACGACACGACCATTCGTTCTGTGGAAGAAAGCCTGCAAAGGTTGGATACCGATTATATCGATCTTTTGCAAATTCATGATGTGGAAACGCAGTCTTACGATCTAATTATGAACGAGACGATACCAGCTTTGGAGAAACTGCGGCAGGACGGAAAAATCCGTTTTCTTGGCGTATCGACGAGAGTTCTACCTTTGATGATGACCTATATGAGAACTGAGAAATTCGATGCGATTCAATTTTACGCGAGGTATATGCTCATCGATCATACAGCTAAGGATGAGGTTTTGCCGCTTACCAATGAGATGGAAATAGGTGTCATTAACGGCAGTGTCCTTGGTTTAGGTTTGCTGGCGGATGCGCCTGCTCACTTCTTGGAAGAGGATGTTCGAACGAAATCTTTAAATCGGATTGAGCAATTGGCTTTTCTACGTAAGACGGAGCCGAAAGGGCTGGTGGAGCCTGCTATGCGATTCAGTTTGAGCAACCCTAGCATTCATGTTAGTCTTACTGGGACGGCTTCGCTTCAATCGCTGCGTACGAACTTGTCATTTTGTGATGGAAAAGGCTTGGAGCCTGAAGAACTGGATAAAGTATATGCGCTGTTTCAAGGACAGCCGTTGTTTGAATAA
- a CDS encoding carbohydrate ABC transporter permease → MKQKVTIGNLSFSVINSSIFILFAIICIFPLYYIFVLTLSNNQWAASGALVLYPKGFHIENYVQVLKLNGIGMALGVSALKTVVGTAFTLAGSSFLAYLFTKPNMFMKKFLYRFVIVTMYFNAGLIPWYINMKNLHLMNTFAVYIIPYIVAPFYVILIKTFIESIPKALEESAQIDGAGVFRIFWSILVPLSKPILATVAVFECVNQWNNLRDNLFLITDSRLNTLQFVLYKFMSEADALARKIMVDGGASLSASSFKLTPTAVSMTIAMVVILPIVCIYPFMQRYFTKGIMLGAVKG, encoded by the coding sequence ATGAAACAAAAAGTGACAATCGGAAATCTAAGTTTCAGTGTGATCAACAGTTCGATATTTATCCTATTTGCAATCATTTGTATTTTCCCGTTGTACTATATTTTCGTACTGACCTTAAGCAACAACCAGTGGGCTGCTTCAGGAGCGCTCGTCCTGTATCCAAAAGGTTTTCATATCGAAAACTACGTGCAGGTGTTGAAGTTGAATGGCATTGGAATGGCGTTAGGAGTTTCCGCATTGAAAACCGTCGTTGGTACGGCTTTTACACTGGCAGGTTCATCATTCTTGGCCTATTTGTTTACGAAACCGAACATGTTCATGAAAAAGTTTTTGTACCGTTTCGTTATCGTAACCATGTATTTTAATGCTGGTTTGATTCCTTGGTATATCAATATGAAAAATCTGCATTTGATGAATACGTTTGCCGTATACATCATTCCTTATATTGTTGCTCCCTTCTATGTCATTCTTATCAAAACATTTATTGAAAGTATTCCAAAGGCATTGGAAGAGTCAGCGCAGATTGATGGTGCAGGAGTATTCCGGATTTTCTGGAGCATACTAGTTCCATTATCCAAACCTATTTTAGCTACCGTAGCTGTTTTTGAATGTGTCAATCAGTGGAATAATCTGCGAGATAATTTGTTTTTGATTACGGATTCGAGACTGAATACGCTTCAATTTGTTCTGTATAAGTTCATGTCCGAAGCGGACGCATTAGCAAGAAAGATCATGGTTGACGGTGGAGCGAGTTTGTCGGCATCGAGCTTTAAGTTAACGCCGACAGCAGTCAGCATGACAATTGCAATGGTTGTTATTCTTCCTATTGTCTGCATTTATCCCTTCATGCAACGCTATTTTACGAAAGGGATTATGTTAGGTGCAGTAAAAGGGTAG
- a CDS encoding cache domain-containing sensor histidine kinase, with translation MELLKKAQIGIHQQMIAALQNIMDNRSKTIRDILLKIYNDQDLNTYIMSMMDDTEPGEFYADNTFDKQTIVNKLDDLVSVDKNISHLILYNNTTKKAYLYLYDLNYTFSDFTKPIIKNIPQLQKPTQESFIIPAHLDPYYALQSSKYKFGIASNFYYPRSSLFLGRFIIEFGIEDLQNTVLQFGKDMQGYLLILTKEGDVIFDSSSTYYGKKYPYFDKIGQSSDSVQLAEDSIVNVVNSDQSKFIYASVLPKSTLSKQLSIFNNSTYLAAIILLLFIFSVYFFVTGIISKRVNRIVNAMGKTVKSNLLHRIPLTHKDNEFEQIAIHFNKMCDNLQDYINKSYVYELQQKVAEMKILENQINPHFLYNSLEAIRARLEIDGNDEGGQMIYSLATLFRASLKADSVVTIAEEIEFCHMYLNIFEVRYQNLFQFHIDIQDNIKHCGIIKLILQPIVENYLIHGFDRRRQDNVLSIRGYQEGNTICITVSDNGIGIPFDKLNELKRKLNTASPSTIGSIGLHNANERIKLLFGSSYGLDIESDGSNGSNVTLRIPCLRPEEIKEQNITMLKNLPSNH, from the coding sequence ATGGAACTTTTAAAAAAGGCGCAAATCGGAATTCACCAACAAATGATCGCTGCCTTGCAAAATATTATGGATAATCGTTCAAAAACGATACGAGATATTTTATTGAAAATTTATAATGATCAAGATCTGAACACCTACATCATGAGCATGATGGACGATACGGAACCTGGCGAATTTTACGCCGATAATACGTTCGATAAGCAAACTATCGTTAATAAACTGGACGATCTTGTAAGTGTTGACAAGAATATCAGCCATCTCATTTTGTATAATAACACGACTAAAAAAGCGTACTTGTATTTATATGATTTAAACTATACGTTTTCTGATTTTACAAAGCCTATTATCAAAAATATTCCTCAATTGCAGAAACCAACACAGGAAAGTTTTATTATTCCAGCGCATTTAGATCCATACTATGCACTCCAAAGTTCCAAATATAAGTTCGGAATAGCTAGTAATTTTTACTATCCTCGCTCTAGCTTATTTCTGGGAAGATTCATTATCGAGTTTGGCATTGAGGATCTGCAGAACACGGTCCTCCAATTCGGCAAAGATATGCAGGGCTACCTGTTGATCTTAACCAAAGAAGGAGATGTTATATTCGATTCATCTTCTACCTATTACGGTAAGAAATATCCTTACTTCGATAAAATAGGTCAATCGTCTGACTCCGTGCAATTAGCGGAGGATAGTATTGTAAATGTCGTCAATTCAGATCAGAGTAAATTCATTTACGCGTCGGTTTTGCCGAAATCGACTTTGAGCAAGCAACTGAGTATTTTTAATAACTCAACCTATCTGGCTGCGATTATTCTTCTCTTATTTATCTTCTCCGTTTACTTCTTTGTAACGGGGATCATCTCGAAAAGAGTCAATCGGATCGTGAATGCGATGGGGAAAACGGTTAAAAGTAATTTGCTTCATAGAATTCCCTTGACCCATAAAGACAATGAATTTGAACAAATCGCCATACACTTTAACAAGATGTGCGACAATCTGCAGGATTATATTAATAAATCTTATGTCTATGAATTGCAGCAGAAGGTTGCCGAAATGAAAATTCTTGAAAATCAAATTAACCCGCATTTTCTTTACAATTCCTTAGAGGCGATTCGAGCACGGCTGGAAATCGACGGGAATGATGAAGGCGGGCAAATGATTTACTCCCTCGCAACGTTGTTTAGAGCATCCCTGAAAGCGGATTCGGTCGTCACGATCGCTGAAGAAATCGAATTCTGCCACATGTATTTGAACATTTTTGAGGTCAGGTATCAAAACTTATTTCAGTTCCATATCGACATCCAAGATAACATTAAGCACTGTGGGATCATTAAATTAATTCTTCAGCCCATTGTAGAAAACTACCTTATTCATGGATTTGATCGCAGGAGACAAGACAATGTATTGTCCATTCGCGGTTACCAAGAAGGCAATACGATCTGCATAACCGTCTCAGATAATGGCATCGGTATCCCATTTGACAAACTTAATGAACTTAAACGAAAACTAAACACAGCTTCACCATCGACGATAGGAAGCATCGGCCTTCATAATGCGAATGAGCGGATAAAGCTTCTGTTCGGTTCTTCCTATGGACTGGATATCGAAAGCGATGGTTCAAATGGAAGCAACGTTACCCTGCGTATTCCTTGCCTGAGGCCAGAAGAAATCAAGGAGCAAAACATAACAATGCTGAAAAACCTGCCCTCCAATCATTGA
- a CDS encoding DUF5703 domain-containing protein: MRKEFNNMGHLVENYNVSWKSPSQNAAGSMPIGNGDIGLNVWVEEEGDLIFYIGKTDAWDESHRLLKLGRVRLRLHPNPFEIGKLFEQKLSLIDGEIIIYSGKHDEGVRLWIWVDAYSPVVHIEIESKQEVDCEVELELWRNEIRPMVLEDKREGRTSGGSDCSHSEQGLIAAGLNPCITADTVVPASSDRAGSMTWYHRNETSIWYGELAHQGMEAFASEANDPLLHLTTGGKIWGEDFVTVSSTSIKTQQPATKIHLSACLLTMQAAEAEDWTKALDEKVAEVSQIPIEHAREAHRQWWKSFWDRSWIHVSEGDHQETDTLSSSWHLHRYTVACTARGNFPVKFNGSIFNVDGNHDVLNQFCHQGYDADFRAWGGCFWFQNQRHIYWPMLAAGDFDGMLPFFKMYLDALPFAKAHTQTWFQHEGAFFPETMYFWGGYNRTDYGQVPASERTDISLTDSGYVRRYWQGGLELLCMMLDYDAHTRNERFLTETLLPIATEIIRFYNVHYPRNPEGQLLIEPAQALETLWDVTNPLPEIAGLQKSLNGLLAISTDHVSQSTMDMWQKLLSELPPIPVKSRDGSTYIDSCEKSHGESHNYENIGLYSVFPYRLYGVNKPGLDIVQNTYWMRPFEGMYKCWGTDNIFAAYLGLTDEARKNLAMRYTLHDGYRFPTFYVDGDWVPDHDNGGVAQMTLQAMLMQTDGHEIVLFPAWPEEWDVEFKLHAPMNTIVEAKLKGKRLEYIKVEPSWRKEDVVIWNGVKEMGM, from the coding sequence GTGAGAAAGGAATTCAACAATATGGGACATCTTGTGGAGAACTATAATGTTAGTTGGAAATCTCCAAGTCAAAATGCTGCGGGATCCATGCCGATTGGAAATGGCGATATCGGGCTTAATGTTTGGGTCGAAGAAGAAGGGGATCTGATCTTCTATATCGGGAAGACAGATGCATGGGATGAATCCCATCGCTTGCTGAAACTTGGTCGAGTACGTTTGAGATTGCACCCTAACCCGTTTGAAATAGGCAAGTTATTCGAGCAGAAGCTAAGCCTCATTGATGGCGAAATTATCATTTATTCAGGCAAGCATGATGAGGGTGTAAGGCTCTGGATTTGGGTAGATGCCTACTCGCCGGTTGTTCATATTGAAATTGAAAGCAAGCAAGAGGTGGATTGTGAAGTTGAGCTGGAGCTTTGGCGGAATGAGATAAGGCCAATGGTCTTGGAGGATAAGCGTGAAGGCAGAACGTCTGGCGGATCAGATTGCTCGCATAGCGAACAAGGGCTGATTGCCGCAGGCTTGAATCCATGTATCACGGCGGATACCGTCGTTCCAGCATCATCAGATCGAGCAGGCAGCATGACGTGGTATCACCGAAACGAAACGTCGATCTGGTATGGGGAGCTTGCCCATCAAGGGATGGAGGCGTTTGCCTCAGAGGCAAACGATCCGCTACTGCATCTTACAACTGGCGGCAAGATCTGGGGGGAAGACTTTGTTACGGTCAGTTCCACGTCTATAAAGACCCAGCAGCCAGCTACAAAGATTCATTTGTCGGCTTGTTTATTAACGATGCAAGCGGCGGAAGCTGAAGATTGGACGAAGGCGCTTGATGAGAAAGTCGCAGAAGTCTCTCAGATTCCAATTGAACATGCGCGAGAAGCGCATCGTCAGTGGTGGAAGTCGTTTTGGGACCGCAGCTGGATTCATGTGAGCGAAGGCGATCATCAAGAAACGGATACTTTATCGTCTTCCTGGCATTTGCATCGCTATACAGTTGCTTGCACGGCAAGAGGGAATTTTCCAGTCAAATTTAATGGATCCATCTTTAATGTGGATGGAAATCATGACGTTCTTAACCAATTTTGCCACCAAGGATACGATGCCGACTTTAGAGCTTGGGGAGGCTGCTTCTGGTTTCAAAATCAAAGACATATTTACTGGCCGATGCTCGCAGCGGGCGATTTCGATGGCATGCTGCCGTTTTTTAAGATGTATTTGGATGCGCTGCCTTTTGCCAAAGCGCATACCCAAACGTGGTTTCAGCATGAAGGTGCCTTTTTTCCAGAGACGATGTATTTCTGGGGTGGTTATAACCGAACAGATTACGGCCAAGTGCCAGCCTCCGAGCGAACAGATATCTCGCTTACAGACAGCGGTTATGTTCGCAGATATTGGCAGGGCGGGCTTGAGTTGCTTTGCATGATGCTTGATTATGATGCTCATACGCGAAATGAGAGGTTTTTAACCGAAACGCTTCTGCCGATAGCCACCGAGATCATTCGTTTTTATAATGTGCATTATCCAAGGAATCCAGAAGGTCAGTTGTTAATCGAACCTGCTCAAGCGCTGGAGACGTTATGGGATGTTACGAATCCCCTGCCAGAGATAGCGGGATTGCAAAAATCATTGAATGGCTTGCTGGCCATATCGACCGATCACGTCTCGCAAAGCACAATGGATATGTGGCAGAAGTTGTTGTCCGAACTGCCTCCGATTCCAGTGAAGAGTAGAGACGGCAGCACGTATATTGATTCTTGCGAAAAAAGTCACGGTGAATCTCATAACTACGAGAATATTGGCCTTTATTCCGTTTTTCCTTATCGGTTGTACGGGGTGAATAAGCCTGGATTGGATATAGTTCAGAACACATATTGGATGAGGCCGTTTGAAGGCATGTATAAATGCTGGGGCACAGATAATATATTTGCCGCTTATCTTGGGTTGACGGATGAGGCAAGGAAAAACCTCGCGATGCGCTATACGCTGCATGACGGTTATCGCTTTCCTACCTTTTACGTCGATGGCGATTGGGTCCCCGATCATGATAATGGAGGCGTCGCCCAGATGACGTTGCAGGCTATGCTGATGCAGACGGATGGACACGAAATTGTGCTGTTTCCTGCTTGGCCGGAGGAATGGGATGTCGAATTCAAGCTTCATGCGCCGATGAATACCATCGTGGAAGCGAAGCTCAAGGGGAAAAGGCTGGAATATATAAAGGTTGAACCGTCCTGGCGGAAAGAGGATGTTGTTATTTGGAACGGTGTAAAGGAAATGGGGATGTAA
- a CDS encoding response regulator transcription factor has translation MYNVLIVDDEPIVAEALIISPIWDDLGLEVLGNAYSGLDALDWMDKYPVDILITDIRMPQMDGIELIQHIREKGLHVKIVILSGHDDFSYVKEAIKLGVENYLLKPLDKSELLATLTGVVDKLQADSNRQINMNEQMNAFRESFLLRWVTNSVNKTEFREKAEIARFDTNIDEYRIVLFKILNLDNNLEKHRGALAIQEFLSQQFGATLKDLSFFDSSYDLVAVLPERYFKCEDLSLQDRLSSILTLLTAQTELQLLCTIGQIESDLFTAYRSYNTAKELQGYAFLLPPNSLITSDDIEKNRNDGEWYLDLPLEQINNFILSNKKEECLEITRIAFTKIHGNSQITPVMFKNAILELLFQVSNTVKNTIIHPECIPLSFRNLYHRFAVSDKYEDLIGLVYETIRTACDLLSVRDNATNATIKQILDYVKENSEQDLSLKTLSFQFNVNASYLGQLFRKETGILFSSYLNHLRIEKAKELLIHTDMKVTDISAKVGYLEPSHFYKIFKKATGVSPAQYK, from the coding sequence ATGTATAATGTACTTATTGTTGACGACGAGCCGATTGTAGCTGAAGCACTCATAATATCACCCATCTGGGATGATCTAGGACTTGAAGTTCTCGGCAACGCTTACAGCGGTCTAGATGCACTTGACTGGATGGATAAATATCCCGTCGATATTCTGATTACAGACATTCGAATGCCCCAAATGGATGGCATTGAGCTAATCCAACACATACGGGAAAAAGGTTTACATGTAAAAATTGTTATTTTAAGCGGGCACGATGACTTCAGTTATGTGAAGGAAGCTATCAAATTAGGCGTGGAAAACTATTTGTTAAAACCTCTTGATAAATCGGAATTGCTCGCCACCCTAACCGGTGTCGTAGACAAGCTGCAAGCAGATTCCAATCGCCAAATCAACATGAACGAACAGATGAACGCGTTTCGAGAAAGCTTCCTCCTTCGATGGGTTACCAACTCCGTAAATAAAACGGAATTTCGAGAGAAGGCGGAAATAGCCCGATTTGACACAAATATAGATGAGTATCGTATTGTACTTTTTAAAATACTCAATCTTGACAATAATTTGGAAAAGCATAGGGGAGCACTAGCCATTCAGGAATTTCTTTCGCAACAGTTCGGGGCAACACTCAAAGATTTGTCGTTTTTTGATTCATCCTACGATCTCGTTGCTGTGCTGCCAGAGCGTTATTTTAAGTGCGAGGACTTGTCCTTGCAAGATAGACTGTCTTCTATTCTAACCTTACTAACCGCACAGACCGAACTGCAATTACTCTGTACAATTGGCCAAATAGAATCTGATTTATTCACCGCTTATCGAAGTTACAATACAGCAAAGGAATTACAGGGATACGCTTTTCTGCTACCGCCTAACAGCCTTATTACATCTGACGATATCGAAAAAAATAGAAACGATGGTGAATGGTATCTCGATTTGCCACTTGAACAAATAAATAATTTCATCTTGTCAAACAAAAAAGAAGAATGCCTTGAAATCACCCGAATTGCATTCACCAAAATCCATGGGAATAGCCAGATTACACCTGTTATGTTTAAAAATGCGATCTTGGAGCTCTTATTTCAAGTCTCCAATACGGTAAAGAATACGATCATTCATCCTGAATGTATCCCTTTATCATTTAGAAATCTGTATCACCGCTTTGCAGTATCGGATAAATATGAGGACTTGATCGGGCTGGTATATGAGACCATCCGTACAGCTTGCGATTTACTTTCTGTGAGAGACAACGCGACAAATGCAACAATCAAGCAAATTTTGGATTACGTCAAAGAAAATTCGGAGCAAGATCTTTCATTAAAGACACTCTCATTTCAATTCAACGTCAATGCTTCCTATCTAGGGCAGCTATTTCGCAAGGAAACAGGCATCCTATTTAGCAGTTACCTCAACCATTTACGAATCGAGAAAGCAAAAGAATTGCTTATCCATACAGACATGAAGGTAACCGATATATCCGCTAAGGTCGGTTATTTAGAACCTAGTCATTTTTACAAAATTTTCAAAAAGGCGACTGGGGTCTCCCCTGCACAATACAAATGA
- a CDS encoding ABC transporter permease — protein sequence MSSQARKRVVTVSQREGKKLFYLSMPFILLVFVFSYLPLYGWIYAFFDYKPGYKLFDTEFKGFFFFKMLLSDPMTVDEVKRVMSNTLGMSVLSLFVQILPLIFAVFLVEIKFEPLKKAVQTITTLPNFLSWPLVYAFAFSMFSESDGFINKFLMHLHIIEEPISLLVSSDHVWLTQTAYLAWKTIGWTAIIYIAAVTSIDNELYEAARIDGAGRFRIMRYITIPHLMPTFFVLMLLSVANFLNNGLEQYLIFQNALNKDSIEVLDLYVYNIGIRNGMSGYNYSFATAVGILKSVVSVALLFSVNYASKRVRGEGII from the coding sequence ATGAGCAGTCAAGCAAGAAAACGCGTTGTAACCGTTTCCCAAAGGGAAGGGAAAAAGCTATTTTACCTGTCGATGCCATTCATTTTACTCGTTTTCGTCTTTTCTTATTTACCGCTCTACGGTTGGATTTATGCTTTTTTTGACTACAAACCAGGTTATAAACTTTTTGATACGGAGTTTAAAGGTTTCTTCTTCTTTAAGATGCTTTTGAGCGATCCGATGACGGTTGATGAAGTGAAAAGAGTCATGTCGAATACGCTTGGCATGAGTGTATTGAGCTTATTCGTTCAAATTTTACCTCTAATTTTTGCAGTATTCCTTGTGGAGATTAAATTTGAACCGCTCAAGAAAGCCGTCCAGACGATAACTACACTTCCGAATTTTCTAAGTTGGCCACTTGTGTATGCGTTTGCATTCTCTATGTTTTCAGAATCGGACGGTTTTATAAACAAATTTCTCATGCATCTTCATATTATCGAAGAACCAATTAGCTTGCTAGTCAGTTCTGACCATGTTTGGTTAACCCAAACAGCCTACTTGGCGTGGAAGACGATTGGTTGGACGGCCATTATCTATATCGCAGCGGTGACGTCTATCGACAATGAACTCTACGAGGCGGCACGAATCGACGGGGCTGGCAGGTTCCGGATCATGAGATATATAACGATTCCTCATTTGATGCCAACCTTTTTCGTTCTCATGCTGTTAAGCGTTGCCAACTTTTTGAATAACGGTCTCGAGCAATACTTGATATTTCAAAACGCATTGAACAAAGACTCGATCGAAGTGCTTGATCTCTATGTCTACAACATCGGCATACGCAATGGGATGTCCGGATACAATTATTCTTTCGCCACTGCCGTTGGCATCTTGAAGTCAGTCGTCAGCGTTGCACTACTATTCTCAGTCAACTACGCATCGAAGAGGGTTCGTGGAGAAGGCATTATTTAA
- a CDS encoding extracellular solute-binding protein, with translation MKKNFSSITGMVIVGTMAISLTGCGSTKTETPSESTQPSAAATASAAASTALEPVKIQALIGPSALSGIQSDEISKEIFEKKFGLKMDYIFAGDKFDERLSAIMASGDMPDLIEFKDKKQFESAVKAGVLMSLDDLVAQYGPNITNNLPSMLQYMRDNYSNGTGKLFGLASQIGAGQPTNLLHMALYSRWDLYKKIGTPELKTYDDLLQAMKKMQAEYPATAAGQKVYPMQLWSDWDSISMSLVDFTLPGYMGVNANAGTLQFTEYDPASKQIKSVFDADSKYFQGVDFYYKAKKMGLLDPDSISQKWPNAETKTKEGRTLTALWGWQSQIFNGNDFVKSNPQAGLIPLFPKDEAKFLVQAELPVGGGYVFGIGKNSKNADRIIKLLNYAATAQGSTELMNGVEGKAFTIKNGKAEYAPEYLEKVMKNDPSTAGYESFTMLNKWNIDPRTNEPITHEGWSQFVKQNLTAAEQEWTKANNVSNVYEYAKKNLKVVQDDGVTALAGAPTDDIKVIQQKLGELLKTASWKMVYAASDNEYNTLKQDLMDKASKLGADKNFTWAKTEFAAAAQKASKYKDYKVK, from the coding sequence ATGAAAAAGAACTTCTCGAGTATTACAGGCATGGTTATTGTTGGTACGATGGCGATCAGTTTAACAGGGTGTGGAAGTACAAAGACGGAAACACCATCTGAATCCACCCAACCTTCGGCAGCAGCAACGGCTTCCGCAGCAGCGAGTACGGCGTTGGAGCCTGTTAAGATTCAAGCCCTGATTGGGCCTAGTGCACTTTCAGGCATACAAAGCGATGAAATTTCCAAAGAAATTTTCGAAAAGAAATTCGGATTGAAAATGGATTACATTTTCGCTGGAGATAAGTTTGATGAAAGGTTGTCCGCTATTATGGCTAGCGGCGATATGCCGGATTTGATCGAATTCAAAGATAAGAAGCAATTTGAGAGCGCTGTCAAAGCGGGCGTTCTCATGTCTCTGGATGATTTAGTTGCTCAATACGGTCCTAATATTACGAATAACTTGCCTTCAATGCTGCAGTATATGCGAGATAACTATAGCAACGGTACGGGGAAACTATTTGGCTTGGCTTCTCAAATCGGTGCTGGACAACCAACCAATTTACTCCATATGGCTCTCTATTCGAGATGGGATTTATACAAGAAAATCGGAACGCCAGAATTGAAAACGTATGATGATCTGTTGCAGGCGATGAAGAAAATGCAAGCTGAATATCCTGCTACCGCTGCAGGACAGAAAGTCTACCCGATGCAATTATGGAGCGATTGGGATTCCATTAGTATGAGCCTTGTCGACTTCACTTTGCCAGGTTATATGGGTGTCAATGCGAACGCGGGTACTTTGCAATTTACGGAGTACGATCCGGCCTCCAAGCAGATCAAGAGCGTATTTGATGCCGATAGCAAGTACTTCCAAGGTGTAGATTTCTATTATAAAGCGAAAAAGATGGGGCTTCTGGATCCAGACTCCATTTCCCAAAAATGGCCGAACGCGGAAACGAAAACGAAGGAAGGCCGTACGTTAACTGCACTATGGGGATGGCAATCACAAATCTTTAACGGCAACGATTTCGTGAAAAGCAATCCACAGGCTGGTTTAATTCCGTTGTTCCCGAAAGACGAGGCTAAATTCCTCGTACAAGCGGAGCTGCCTGTAGGTGGTGGATACGTATTCGGAATCGGCAAAAACTCCAAGAATGCGGATCGCATTATTAAACTGCTTAACTACGCTGCAACCGCACAAGGCTCCACTGAACTAATGAACGGTGTAGAAGGCAAAGCGTTTACGATCAAAAACGGCAAAGCTGAATATGCGCCGGAGTATTTAGAAAAAGTGATGAAAAACGACCCTTCTACAGCTGGGTATGAAAGCTTCACGATGCTTAACAAGTGGAACATCGATCCAAGAACGAACGAGCCTATTACTCACGAAGGTTGGTCACAGTTTGTGAAGCAGAACCTGACGGCCGCTGAACAGGAGTGGACGAAAGCCAACAACGTTTCGAATGTGTATGAATACGCTAAGAAAAATCTGAAAGTCGTTCAAGACGATGGTGTTACTGCTCTCGCGGGAGCTCCTACGGATGATATTAAGGTCATTCAACAAAAACTGGGTGAGCTGCTGAAGACGGCATCATGGAAGATGGTATACGCTGCGAGTGATAATGAATACAATACGCTCAAACAAGACTTGATGGACAAAGCATCGAAATTGGGTGCTGATAAAAACTTCACTTGGGCAAAAACAGAGTTTGCTGCTGCTGCTCAAAAAGCATCTAAGTACAAGGATTACAAAGTTAAGTAA